The following are encoded together in the Desulfobacterales bacterium genome:
- a CDS encoding PilZ domain-containing protein — translation MNEVGVGERLIGLIKEMSEDQKIHLLNYIESQQAGYRQYSRKAESIPSAFVVGDQIFTDFIKNISAGGVFITSKKPQSVGNEVSLNFMLGGRKRAIRVFGKIIRSDANGFAVEFCQESKQVLRYLNRINNGI, via the coding sequence ATGAATGAAGTCGGCGTCGGAGAAAGATTGATAGGTCTGATCAAAGAGATGTCTGAAGATCAGAAAATACATCTCTTGAACTATATTGAAAGCCAACAAGCCGGTTACAGGCAGTATTCGCGGAAAGCGGAATCTATTCCCTCTGCCTTTGTTGTTGGAGATCAAATCTTTACGGATTTTATTAAAAATATAAGTGCCGGCGGTGTATTCATAACATCGAAGAAGCCTCAATCGGTTGGGAATGAGGTTTCTCTCAATTTTATGCTTGGCGGCCGCAAAAGAGCAATCAGGGTTTTCGGTAAAATTATTCGGAGTGATGCGAATGGATTTGCTGTAGAATTTTGTCAAGAATCTAAACAGGTCCTTCGGTATTTAAACCGCATTAACAATGGGATATAA